The Desmonostoc muscorum LEGE 12446 genome includes a region encoding these proteins:
- a CDS encoding response regulator, which translates to MSHSSPLTILLIDDCAQERIEICRCLQHQLLYSYRILEFGTTTEAMKWCQQEIPDVILLNFLLRDGNGLKFLQEFRKKFSINQCAIILLTTEEDELMAARALKSGAQDYLVKDKLTAEVLQESIDRAVAPIHLRRQLEQSQKQQQQLIAAIAIQQANLYDQLQRKQAELELIHNRDLREAIFNESADAIFLVDPETLLTLDCNRQAVELFEAADKAELIKINGQTLQHRPFTAQETDAIVAEMQAKGVWSREIEYVTLRGKIFWGNIAAKTITVAGRTMNLVRLTDISDRKQAQEALAKYAHEVEDLYNNAPCGYHSLDSEGRFINVNETELQWLGYKREEMIGKPLVNFFTEASSLAFLLNYTSLQKRGWVKDLEYEMVCKDGTVLPVLMSATAVKDADGRYLYNRATLFDISDRKQTEQKLEESRKMLQAVLDTFPQRVFWKDRQSRFLGCNPAFARDSQIDPNAIIGKTDFELPWAKWAHLYCADDATVMNTRTPKLGYEEPLEGPNGEELWVRTNKVPLTNSTGDVIGILVSHEDITDRKQAEAQLRQTNEQLAHANVELARATRLKDEFLANMSHELRTPLNAILGMSEGFIEGVFGSINQRQAKAIATIERSGRHLLELINDILDLSKIESGKLELQLGEVPVKTLCDASLAFVKHMALKKNIRLSTHIASNLSTIQVDDRRLRQVLINLLSNAIKFTPEQGSVSLKVWLEEAEGQGAEGQGAGEVNSPPSPPIPPIPHPPHPPHLPHLPHPSSVSLSLILGIGIAPEDIGKLFEPFIQLDSSLNRQYSGTGLGLALVKRIAVLHGGTVSVSSEVGVGSCFTLRIPYLTNDGVATTPVKTPLPSYQFSAKNAQVLVIEDSVPASDQITRYLSEMKMQPVVYPKGEGAVNEVLRLEPALIVLDLQLPDLSGWDVLAQLKTNPQTKEIPIIITSVVDEHTKGFAQGASEYLVKPITRAQFQATLEKLQHPNCPDSGAVILESSPTLESPVILLAEDNQANIDTMSGYLETRGYRLILANNGQQAVELTATQHPNLIVMDIQMPEMDGLEAIRHIRDDRQFAHVPIIALTALAMPGDRETCLAAGANEYLTKPIKLKQLAVTIEQLLGK; encoded by the coding sequence ATGAGTCATAGTTCCCCCCTCACCATCTTGCTGATTGATGATTGTGCTCAAGAGCGGATAGAAATTTGTCGCTGCTTGCAGCACCAGTTGCTCTATAGCTATCGCATTTTAGAGTTTGGCACCACGACGGAGGCCATGAAATGGTGTCAGCAAGAAATACCAGATGTGATTTTGCTGAATTTTTTGTTGCGTGATGGCAATGGGTTGAAGTTTCTTCAAGAATTTAGGAAAAAATTTAGCATTAACCAATGCGCTATTATCTTGCTCACCACAGAAGAAGATGAACTCATGGCCGCCCGTGCTTTGAAAAGTGGTGCCCAGGATTATTTGGTCAAAGACAAGCTGACGGCTGAAGTCTTGCAAGAATCAATTGATCGTGCAGTTGCACCAATTCATTTGAGGCGGCAGCTAGAACAAAGTCAAAAACAACAACAACAACTGATTGCCGCGATCGCCATTCAACAAGCAAATCTCTACGATCAGCTGCAACGCAAACAAGCAGAACTTGAACTCATCCATAACAGGGATTTACGAGAAGCAATTTTCAATGAATCTGCCGATGCCATCTTTCTGGTCGATCCTGAAACGCTGCTGACTCTAGATTGCAATCGCCAAGCGGTGGAACTGTTTGAGGCCGCTGACAAAGCTGAATTGATCAAAATTAATGGACAGACACTCCAGCATCGTCCATTCACTGCCCAGGAAACTGATGCCATCGTTGCCGAAATGCAAGCCAAAGGTGTCTGGAGTCGGGAAATTGAATATGTGACTCTTCGGGGGAAAATTTTCTGGGGAAACATTGCAGCTAAAACCATTACTGTAGCTGGACGCACCATGAATTTAGTACGCCTGACTGATATTAGCGATCGCAAACAAGCTCAAGAGGCACTGGCGAAATATGCCCATGAAGTCGAAGATTTATACAATAATGCTCCGTGTGGCTACCATTCCCTAGACAGCGAAGGCCGATTTATCAACGTCAACGAAACAGAACTGCAATGGTTGGGCTATAAACGTGAGGAAATGATTGGCAAACCATTGGTGAATTTTTTCACCGAAGCCAGTTCCTTAGCCTTCCTACTAAATTATACCAGCTTACAAAAACGGGGCTGGGTCAAAGATTTGGAGTATGAGATGGTCTGTAAAGACGGCACAGTTTTGCCAGTGCTGATGAGTGCCACTGCCGTCAAAGATGCAGATGGCAGGTATCTATACAACCGCGCCACCCTATTTGATATTAGCGATCGCAAACAGACCGAGCAAAAACTCGAAGAATCGCGCAAAATGCTACAAGCAGTACTGGATACATTTCCCCAACGTGTCTTCTGGAAAGACCGCCAGTCACGCTTTCTCGGCTGCAACCCGGCATTTGCCCGCGATTCTCAAATAGATCCCAATGCCATCATCGGTAAGACCGACTTTGAGCTACCTTGGGCAAAGTGGGCACACCTTTACTGTGCAGATGATGCCACGGTCATGAATACCAGAACCCCGAAACTAGGCTACGAGGAGCCATTAGAAGGGCCTAATGGCGAGGAACTCTGGGTGCGAACAAATAAAGTACCTTTGACCAATAGCACAGGCGACGTGATTGGCATACTGGTATCTCACGAAGACATTACAGATCGCAAACAAGCCGAAGCCCAACTGCGGCAAACAAATGAGCAACTAGCTCACGCCAACGTCGAACTAGCTCGCGCCACTCGCCTCAAAGACGAATTCCTCGCCAACATGAGCCATGAACTGCGAACTCCGCTGAATGCGATTTTGGGCATGTCAGAAGGTTTCATAGAAGGCGTATTCGGTTCGATTAATCAACGGCAAGCAAAAGCGATCGCCACCATTGAGCGCAGTGGCAGGCATCTCCTAGAACTCATCAACGACATCCTAGACTTGTCTAAAATCGAATCAGGCAAACTGGAATTACAACTGGGTGAAGTTCCAGTTAAAACCCTGTGTGACGCCAGCCTCGCCTTCGTCAAACACATGGCACTGAAAAAGAATATTCGCCTAAGTACTCACATCGCTAGCAACCTCAGCACCATTCAGGTGGACGATCGCCGTTTACGTCAAGTACTCATCAACCTACTCAGCAACGCCATCAAATTTACACCAGAACAAGGTTCTGTCTCCCTAAAAGTTTGGCTGGAGGAGGCAGAGGGGCAGGGGGCAGAGGGGCAGGGGGCAGGGGAAGTAAATTCTCCCCCATCCCCCCCCATCCCCCCCATCCCCCATCCCCCTCATCCCCCTCATCTCCCCCATCTCCCCCATCCCTCGTCTGTCTCTCTGTCACTGATACTCGGTATCGGTATTGCTCCTGAGGACATTGGCAAGTTGTTTGAGCCTTTTATCCAGCTTGACAGTAGCTTGAATCGTCAGTACAGTGGCACCGGTTTAGGACTAGCACTAGTAAAGCGGATTGCTGTTCTGCATGGAGGAACGGTTTCGGTTAGCAGCGAAGTTGGAGTGGGTAGTTGTTTTACATTACGTATTCCCTACCTTACCAACGATGGTGTTGCAACAACCCCAGTAAAAACTCCATTGCCCAGTTATCAGTTCTCTGCTAAAAATGCTCAGGTTTTAGTGATTGAAGACTCAGTTCCGGCGTCTGACCAAATTACTCGCTACCTCAGCGAAATGAAAATGCAACCTGTTGTCTATCCAAAGGGTGAAGGAGCTGTAAATGAAGTCCTACGCCTTGAGCCTGCTTTGATTGTCCTGGATCTGCAATTGCCTGACCTATCGGGTTGGGATGTACTTGCTCAACTCAAGACAAACCCACAAACTAAAGAAATTCCCATCATCATCACTTCGGTAGTCGATGAACATACCAAAGGATTTGCCCAGGGAGCTTCTGAATATCTGGTTAAACCAATTACTCGCGCTCAGTTTCAGGCAACTTTAGAAAAACTCCAACATCCTAACTGTCCTGACTCTGGTGCTGTGATTCTAGAGTCGTCACCAACTCTTGAATCTCCTGTAATTTTACTGGCAGAAGACAATCAGGCAAACATTGATACAATGTCTGGCTATCTTGAAACTAGAGGATATCGTTTAATTCTGGCAAACAATGGACAACAAGCCGTTGAACTTACTGCAACTCAACACCCCAACTTAATTGTTATGGACATTCAAATGCCGGAAATGGATGGACTAGAAGCGATACGCCATATCCGTGACGATCGCCAATTCGCTCATGTCCCAATTATCGCCCTCACAGCCCTAGCCATGCCTGGCGATCGCGAAACTTGTTTAGCAGCTGGAGCTAATGAATATTTGACCAAACCGATAAAACTTAAACAGCTTGCTGTAACAATTGAACAACTTTTAGGAAAATAG